The following proteins are encoded in a genomic region of Polyangiaceae bacterium:
- a CDS encoding SDR family oxidoreductase, producing MARDEAFQSPDSDDDERRQGDRRQGSRRLSDSASFFSERLAEGPVVITGICGRLGRRLARQLHRDRHVIGVDRRPFHDRPKDIEFHQIDIRRKKAQDIFRNGEVAALVHLGVMHNPRGNSEEHHSWNVAGFQKMLEWVRRYNVPKLVLISSANVYGPRPDNPQFLTEEAPLLGAGAFSEIRDLVELDMLAQSFFWKHPQTETVVLRPTHILGTVRNAPSNYLRLKVVPTLMGFDPMIQVVHQDDVVQAIRLALRPGARGIFNIAGPTPVSLSHALRTLGRATLPLPHMVARRGIERLWNLRMTSFPAPELDYIRYVCMVDDSRAREVLGYEPRFDLTATLKAVDEERWV from the coding sequence ATGGCTCGGGACGAAGCGTTTCAGTCACCAGATAGCGACGACGACGAGCGGCGGCAGGGCGACCGGCGTCAGGGGTCGCGGCGCCTCAGCGACTCCGCGAGCTTTTTCTCCGAGCGCCTAGCCGAGGGTCCTGTGGTCATCACGGGGATCTGCGGACGCCTTGGGCGTCGCCTCGCGCGTCAGCTACACCGGGATCGTCACGTGATCGGCGTCGACCGCCGGCCGTTTCACGATCGCCCCAAGGACATCGAGTTTCATCAGATCGACATCCGCCGCAAGAAGGCGCAGGACATCTTCCGCAATGGGGAGGTGGCGGCGCTGGTTCACCTCGGGGTAATGCATAATCCTCGCGGTAATAGCGAGGAGCACCATTCGTGGAACGTGGCTGGCTTCCAGAAGATGCTGGAGTGGGTGAGGCGCTACAACGTTCCGAAGTTGGTCCTAATATCCAGCGCCAACGTCTACGGGCCACGCCCGGACAATCCCCAGTTCCTCACGGAAGAAGCTCCGCTGCTAGGCGCCGGTGCATTCAGTGAGATCCGTGATTTGGTCGAACTGGACATGCTCGCCCAGTCCTTCTTCTGGAAACACCCGCAGACCGAGACGGTGGTTCTCCGGCCGACCCACATCCTTGGCACTGTGCGCAACGCGCCGAGCAACTACTTGCGGCTGAAGGTGGTCCCGACGCTGATGGGCTTCGACCCGATGATTCAGGTGGTTCATCAAGACGACGTGGTGCAGGCGATTCGCCTGGCGTTGCGGCCGGGAGCGCGGGGGATCTTCAACATCGCGGGTCCGACGCCGGTCTCCCTGAGCCACGCGCTGCGCACCCTGGGGCGCGCGACTCTGCCGTTGCCGCACATGGTCGCGCGGCGTGGTATTGAGCGCCTGTGGAATCTTCGTATGACGTCCTTTCCGGCACCGGAGCTGGACTACATCCGCTACGTCTGCATGGTCGACGACAGCCGCGCCCGCGAGGTGTTGGGCTACGAGCCGCGTTTCGACCTCACCGCGACGCTCAAGGCCGTGGACGAGGAGCGCTGGGTTTGA
- a CDS encoding VWA domain-containing protein, protein MIGRRERHPTCLEDAKLKGWLYTGALFALMGCSAGGSGAGGGQGGTSQGGSAQGGFGGLLDGGSNGGSGGLASDAACESVSQTAENKLQPADIIFVVDNSGSMTEEAGFVQSAINTFANGIASAGIDYHVILISADSNDSNGICAPAPLGSGQCPADSLAPNYKHINREVGSSNALQIVLEEFEKYKPMLRPGASKHVVAISDDNPATTAQAFDASFAPLLSAADPLYTGYTFHGIYGFTKPAENQCRLNANSDPCCVSGDPWVLTVNIGTVYRDLADMTSGEEGNLCEQEQGFVAVFTRVSQAVAVNSKLACEWTIPSAPEGEMFDKDRVNMQYFAPNSGNGEPFGRVGSATECANVVDGWYYDNAASPTKIFVCPQTCTRIQGAGEQARIDILFGCASEPAVPR, encoded by the coding sequence GTGATTGGGCGGCGTGAGCGCCATCCGACTTGCTTGGAGGACGCGAAGTTGAAGGGTTGGCTTTACACGGGTGCGCTGTTCGCGCTGATGGGCTGCTCAGCGGGTGGTAGCGGCGCTGGCGGTGGTCAAGGCGGCACGAGCCAAGGCGGCAGCGCTCAAGGTGGCTTCGGTGGGCTCCTGGACGGAGGTTCGAATGGCGGCAGCGGCGGGCTCGCGTCCGATGCTGCGTGTGAGAGCGTGAGTCAGACTGCCGAGAACAAGCTCCAGCCGGCCGACATCATCTTCGTTGTCGACAACTCGGGCAGCATGACCGAGGAAGCTGGCTTCGTTCAGTCCGCGATCAACACCTTTGCCAACGGCATCGCTTCCGCGGGGATTGACTACCACGTGATCTTGATCAGCGCCGACAGCAATGACAGCAACGGCATTTGCGCCCCGGCTCCCCTCGGCTCAGGTCAGTGCCCAGCGGACTCCTTGGCGCCCAACTACAAGCACATCAATCGTGAGGTAGGCAGCTCGAACGCCCTACAGATCGTGCTCGAGGAGTTCGAGAAGTACAAGCCCATGTTGCGCCCGGGTGCGTCCAAACACGTCGTCGCGATCAGCGATGACAACCCAGCGACCACCGCGCAGGCCTTCGACGCGAGCTTCGCACCCCTGCTGAGCGCCGCGGATCCGCTCTACACGGGCTACACCTTTCACGGCATCTACGGCTTCACGAAGCCCGCGGAGAACCAGTGCCGCTTGAATGCGAACAGCGATCCGTGCTGCGTGTCTGGTGATCCCTGGGTGCTCACCGTCAACATTGGCACCGTCTATCGAGACCTCGCGGATATGACCAGCGGAGAGGAGGGCAACCTGTGCGAGCAGGAACAAGGCTTCGTGGCGGTGTTTACCCGCGTCAGCCAAGCGGTAGCGGTGAACTCGAAGCTCGCCTGCGAGTGGACAATCCCAAGCGCACCAGAGGGCGAGATGTTCGACAAGGATCGCGTCAACATGCAGTACTTCGCGCCGAACAGCGGCAACGGCGAGCCCTTTGGGCGCGTCGGCTCAGCGACGGAGTGCGCCAACGTGGTGGACGGCTGGTACTACGACAACGCGGCCAGCCCGACGAAGATCTTCGTCTGCCCCCAGACTTGCACCCGCATCCAAGGCGCGGGCGAACAAGCGCGCATCGACATCCTCTTCGGCTGCGCATCGGAGCCCGCCGTCCCGCGCTGA
- a CDS encoding LD-carboxypeptidase — MQGASDPSHSEVRRSGAHGSDAWLIPEPLRPGARVRVVAPSGPFDHTLVWRGLAALAERYRLEFQRDMFHPRGFLAGDDERRKGELQRALDDPRVDAVIAARGGYGLSRIAPEVDWSSLRRQPKWLVGFSDITVMHLEASAQRVASLHAHNCAGLGRAWQPRHREWFHALERSDWDEVHPLRALTAGDAEGTLCGGNLTLLSVHSAARRLALPDPCVLLLEEVSEAPYHIDRMLTALLQSGDLKPVRGVVLGEFLSCPSGRYGVNAEQVLRERFERLGVPVYAELPVGHGERNQPLVLGSWARLHADQLRLTPPA; from the coding sequence ATGCAGGGCGCCAGCGATCCCAGTCACTCCGAAGTGCGTCGCTCTGGAGCGCACGGATCGGACGCGTGGCTCATCCCCGAACCGTTGCGTCCCGGCGCACGGGTGCGCGTCGTCGCACCTTCGGGCCCATTCGATCACACCCTGGTGTGGCGTGGCTTGGCCGCGCTCGCGGAGCGCTACCGCCTCGAGTTTCAGCGGGACATGTTTCACCCCCGGGGGTTCCTTGCGGGGGACGACGAGCGACGCAAGGGCGAGCTGCAGCGCGCCCTCGACGATCCTCGAGTCGACGCGGTGATTGCCGCACGCGGCGGCTATGGGCTCAGCCGCATTGCCCCGGAGGTCGACTGGAGCAGCCTGCGACGCCAACCGAAGTGGCTCGTCGGGTTCAGCGACATCACCGTGATGCACCTCGAGGCCAGCGCTCAACGCGTCGCCTCACTCCACGCCCACAACTGCGCCGGCCTCGGTCGCGCCTGGCAGCCACGGCACCGCGAGTGGTTTCACGCACTGGAGCGCAGCGACTGGGACGAAGTGCACCCCTTGCGCGCGCTGACCGCCGGCGACGCAGAGGGCACGCTGTGTGGCGGCAACCTCACGCTGCTGTCGGTACACAGCGCCGCCCGGCGACTCGCGCTCCCCGATCCGTGTGTGTTGTTGCTCGAAGAAGTCAGCGAGGCGCCCTATCACATCGATCGGATGCTGACCGCGTTGCTCCAGTCAGGAGACCTGAAGCCAGTGCGCGGGGTGGTGCTGGGGGAGTTCTTGAGTTGCCCTTCGGGGCGCTATGGAGTCAACGCAGAGCAAGTGCTGCGCGAACGCTTCGAGCGCCTTGGCGTGCCGGTGTACGCGGAGCTGCCCGTAGGGCACGGCGAGCGCAATCAGCCTCTGGTGCTTGGGAGCTGGGCCCGGCTGCACGCGGACCAACTCCGGCTGACGCCCCCCGCGTAG
- a CDS encoding acyltransferase family protein: MRGVPSSGVPNAAALLRHPLLARLTDFAAQDVIPRAQRAYGAAREGVEDATVRVLGDDFDARIEQLRARYQRMGGDPFGLDPETAKLALGIVSLFHRVYFRAEVHGAENVPPGKVLLVANHSGQVPIDGMIIGASMFLDGEPPRVIRAMVEKWVQKLPYVNVLFRSLGQVVGVPENCRRLLELGEMILVFPEGTRGISKPFSQRYQLQDFGLGFMRLAIETDTPIVPVAVVGAEEQYVNLGNFNLLARATGMPVAPVIPQWFIPGMQMPLPTKYRLYFGEPMRFSGDPDDDDSVMEEKVYLVRQTIQALIDRGLRERPSVFW; the protein is encoded by the coding sequence ATGCGAGGTGTTCCTAGCTCCGGCGTGCCCAACGCAGCAGCCCTCCTGCGTCACCCGCTCCTCGCGCGGCTGACCGACTTCGCGGCGCAAGACGTGATCCCGCGCGCTCAGCGCGCGTATGGCGCCGCGCGGGAGGGCGTGGAGGACGCGACGGTGCGGGTGCTGGGGGACGATTTTGACGCCCGCATCGAGCAGCTGCGCGCGCGCTATCAGCGCATGGGCGGCGATCCGTTTGGCCTCGATCCGGAGACCGCGAAGCTAGCGCTGGGGATCGTCTCGCTCTTTCATCGTGTTTACTTCCGTGCGGAAGTGCATGGCGCGGAGAACGTCCCGCCAGGCAAGGTGCTGCTCGTGGCAAACCACTCGGGACAGGTACCCATCGACGGCATGATCATCGGCGCGAGCATGTTCCTCGACGGCGAGCCCCCGCGCGTGATTCGCGCCATGGTGGAGAAGTGGGTCCAGAAGCTGCCCTATGTGAACGTCTTGTTCCGTAGTTTGGGGCAGGTCGTTGGCGTACCAGAGAACTGCCGCCGACTGCTCGAACTGGGGGAGATGATCCTGGTGTTCCCCGAGGGAACGCGCGGCATTTCGAAGCCCTTCAGCCAGCGTTACCAGCTCCAAGACTTTGGCCTCGGCTTCATGCGCCTGGCGATCGAGACGGACACACCGATCGTGCCGGTCGCCGTGGTGGGCGCCGAAGAGCAGTACGTCAACCTGGGGAATTTCAATCTGCTCGCTCGCGCCACGGGGATGCCCGTCGCGCCGGTCATCCCGCAGTGGTTCATCCCCGGCATGCAGATGCCGCTACCCACCAAGTACCGCCTCTACTTCGGCGAACCGATGCGCTTCTCCGGGGATCCCGATGACGACGACTCCGTGATGGAGGAGAAGGTCTACTTGGTGCGGCAAACGATTCAGGCGCTGATCGATCGGGGACTACGCGAGCGCCCCTCGGTGTTTTGGTGA